The window GGTGTGTATAGGTGCGGCTTCATCCAACTTTATTTACCGGAGGATCTATAAGGCTACCAAACGGATGTCGGTGGAGCTGTCCAAAAAAGGAAGTGACTTTAATGGCTTCCTGTCGCAGACCACGCTGTACTTTAAATACCTGAAATCCACCAATACCTTTAGCCGCTATGCCCGGAAACTAAAGCAGGTGATCAATGACGCGGAATACCTCAACCGGAGGATCGGTAACATGAATGCCATTACCACCAGCGTCAAAGAGCCCATGATCATTCTGGTCGTAACGGCGGTCATATTATTACAACTGAACTGGATGGGCGCCAGCTTAAGCACCATTATTTTAAGCCTCTTGCTTTTCTACCGGGCATTGAGCTTCCTGGTAACCGTACAAAACCATTGGCAGGGCTTCATAGAGAATATAGGCGGCATGAATGCCGTGGCCTGTATGCTGGACGAAATGAGCCTGCTGCATGAAGTAAAAGGCTCTACACCGTTTACGGCCATTGAAAAGCAGATCAGTTTGCAACAGGTAACTTTCCAGTATGATAGTAAGCCTGTATTGGATGGCATCAATATTACCATCCCGAAAAAAAATACAGTAGCGCTTGTGGGTGAAAGCGGCGCGGGGAAAACCACCATTGCCAATATGATCGCGGGACTGATCTATCCTGCCGGCGGTGAACTGCTCATTGATGCTGTCCCTATCCGCGAAATAGACCTCGACAGCTACCGCGACCGGATCGGTTATATCTCCCAGGAATCGGTCATCTTCAATGATTCTATTTTCAATAATGTTACTTTCTGGGCAGAACCCACACCCGGCAATAAAAAGCGGTTTGACGAGGTAATTGAAATGGCTTCCCTCACCGCATTTGTACGTTCCAGGCCCCAACAGGAACATACCGTGCTGGGTGATAATGGCATACTGATCTCCGGCGGACAAAAGCAGCGTATTTCCATTGCACGTGAGCTGTATAAGAATACCGAGATACTGATCTTTGATGAAGCGACCTCCGCCCTTGACACCGAAACAGAAAAAATTATCCGGGAGAATATTGAAAAGCTATACGGAAACCTTACGATGATCCTGATTGCCCATCGCTTATCTACCATTAAAAGGGCCGATACCATCTACCTCATCGAACAAGGTAAAGTGGCTGCCTCCGGCTCTTTCGATGAAATGATCCATAAGTCCTCCAGGTTTAAAAAATTAGTAGCGCTTCAGGCGTTTTAACCCACGACTCATGATACCTGTTACTAAACCCTTCCTGCCACCGGTGGAGGAATATGAATCCTACATCAGGGATATCTGGCAGCGCCAATGGCTGACCAATAATGGCCCCCTGGTCAATGAATTTGAGTTGAGGATAAAAATGTACCTCGATGTGCCCCACATGTTGTACGTGGCCAATGGAACCATTGCGTTACAACTGGCCATCCGGGCGCTGGAATTAACAGGTGAAGTGATCACTACGCCCTTTTCCTTCATAGCCACTACCAGCAGTGCTATGTGGGAGAATTGTAAACCGGTATTTGTAGACATACATCCTGCCACGCTCAATATAGATCCTGACAGGATTGAAGCGGCCATCACTCCCCGCACCTCGGCCATACTGGCCACCCATGTATTTGGAAATCCCTGCGACATCGCTGCCATTGATGACATTGCCAAAGCGCATAACCTGAAAGTGATCTATGACGCTTCCCATTGCTTTGGTACGAAATACAATGGCCGGTCGGTATATGCCTATGGCGATATCAGCACCACCAGCTTTCATGCCACCAAAATTTTTCATACGGTGGAAGGAGGCGCTGTATTCACCCAGGATCCCGAACTGCTGAAGAAAATGGCCTATATGCGCAACTTTGGCTTTGACGGGCCTGAGAATTTTGCCTGTGTGGGCATCAATGCCAAGAACTCTGAATTCCATGCGGCCATGGGGCTGGCGAACCTGAAATATGTGGATGAAATTCTGTCCAAAAGAAAAGAGCTGTATCTATATTATACAGAGAACCTGGAGCGGCTGGATAAAGAGCTGCAGCTAATCCAGAAGAACACGGTATACAATTATTCCTATTTACCTATCCTGCTGCCTTCTGAGGAACTGATCAAAAAAATTGAAATGTACCTCAATGCCAACCTGATTTACCCAAGAAGGTATTTTTACCCATCCCTGCATACATTGAAATTTGTAGACCAATACGAATGCCCGGTGAGTCTTTGTATTTCCAAACGGGTTATGTGCCTGCCCATGCATCATAAGTTGACCACAGAGGAGGTAAACTTTGTAATAAGGATATTGTTCAGAGCACAGAACTATTGAACGATGAAGATGGCCATCATGCAACCGTATTTCTTCCCTTATCTTGGGCAGTTTCAGCTTATTCATGTTGTTGACCGGTTTATATTATGCGATGATGTTCAGTACATCCGGCATGGATGGATCAACAGGAACAGGATACTCAGTCCGGGAGAGGGTTATCAATACATCATCGTACCGGTATCGAAACATAAAAGTCATGATCCCATTAAGGACATCCGGGTGGTGGAAGGGGGTACCTGGAAGCGTACGATACTCCGGCAGGTGGAATATTACCGGAAAAAAGCGCCTTACTATGAACAGGTCAGGCAATTGATACACGATTGCCTGCAGCAGGAAGAAACAAACATCACCAAATTGAACAGCCGCTGCCTGCAGGCAACCTGTAACTATATCGGCATTCAATACAACATGGCTATCTCATCAGAACTGGGTCTTAATTATTCAGAGGTACAGGTTACCGGCGACTGGGCTTTGAAGATCTGCGAACAACTGGGCGCTACTGCCTATTTTAATCCGCCCGGCGGAAGGGAGCTTTACGAAAAGGAGGTGTTCGGAAAAAGCAATATTGAGCTGCATTTCGTAAAACCCAATCTCAGGGAATACAATCAATACAATAATGGATTTTTGCCTGGCCTGTCTATTATTGATATTATGATGTTCAATCATCCTGTTGAGATTCATGAAATGTTAAATGATTATCAGTTATTATGACTCCCATAGGTGGGTATTACGAGCTGGAACTGACCAGGGGGGCACATCGTTATCATACCACCCCTTATACCTTTAAGAGCGGCCGGTCGGCGCTTCATTACATTCTTCAGTTGGTAAAGCCGTCGCTGGTATACGTTCCCTTCTATACCTGCAATGGTTTGCTGGAATCTTTTGAGGCTGCCCAAACCCATTACC of the Paraflavitalea devenefica genome contains:
- a CDS encoding ABC transporter ATP-binding protein, with product MQLKYKNGFWGYLKFYYQIIGNRLLLFLGLSVLISCLDGIGLAMFIPLLQVVSEGSNAGSEDALGQLRYFTHFIRLLGWDLTVTTILMTLVALFTLKGLMRFAQLSYYAKLRQVFIKKIRFSLVNNLQALSYSAFSKLDAGRIQNTLTVDVQRLFQTMRFYFDAAQAFVMLSTYMVLAFLANYQFAFLVCIGAASSNFIYRRIYKATKRMSVELSKKGSDFNGFLSQTTLYFKYLKSTNTFSRYARKLKQVINDAEYLNRRIGNMNAITTSVKEPMIILVVTAVILLQLNWMGASLSTIILSLLLFYRALSFLVTVQNHWQGFIENIGGMNAVACMLDEMSLLHEVKGSTPFTAIEKQISLQQVTFQYDSKPVLDGINITIPKKNTVALVGESGAGKTTIANMIAGLIYPAGGELLIDAVPIREIDLDSYRDRIGYISQESVIFNDSIFNNVTFWAEPTPGNKKRFDEVIEMASLTAFVRSRPQQEHTVLGDNGILISGGQKQRISIARELYKNTEILIFDEATSALDTETEKIIRENIEKLYGNLTMILIAHRLSTIKRADTIYLIEQGKVAASGSFDEMIHKSSRFKKLVALQAF
- a CDS encoding DegT/DnrJ/EryC1/StrS family aminotransferase is translated as MIPVTKPFLPPVEEYESYIRDIWQRQWLTNNGPLVNEFELRIKMYLDVPHMLYVANGTIALQLAIRALELTGEVITTPFSFIATTSSAMWENCKPVFVDIHPATLNIDPDRIEAAITPRTSAILATHVFGNPCDIAAIDDIAKAHNLKVIYDASHCFGTKYNGRSVYAYGDISTTSFHATKIFHTVEGGAVFTQDPELLKKMAYMRNFGFDGPENFACVGINAKNSEFHAAMGLANLKYVDEILSKRKELYLYYTENLERLDKELQLIQKNTVYNYSYLPILLPSEELIKKIEMYLNANLIYPRRYFYPSLHTLKFVDQYECPVSLCISKRVMCLPMHHKLTTEEVNFVIRILFRAQNY
- a CDS encoding WbqC family protein — its product is MKMAIMQPYFFPYLGQFQLIHVVDRFILCDDVQYIRHGWINRNRILSPGEGYQYIIVPVSKHKSHDPIKDIRVVEGGTWKRTILRQVEYYRKKAPYYEQVRQLIHDCLQQEETNITKLNSRCLQATCNYIGIQYNMAISSELGLNYSEVQVTGDWALKICEQLGATAYFNPPGGRELYEKEVFGKSNIELHFVKPNLREYNQYNNGFLPGLSIIDIMMFNHPVEIHEMLNDYQLL